From a region of the Helicoverpa armigera isolate CAAS_96S chromosome 14, ASM3070526v1, whole genome shotgun sequence genome:
- the Tau gene encoding microtubule-associated protein tau isoform X6: MLAASWQTNITQAPTDTRPPSSGLAGQDLSGASQQPPPVRPLNRVDSRSAFPPQSPRPAVSPSQPRPQFQPGGPVTAPPQFAPRVGAPATRGPAPPGPPGAQQVRPVPPTVRPFGPQSIAPQQGPRPLQSPTAQPLQRAPPPNNLQFGPRQPPAVSATTPDGNRPQIPLQQPNGAPRNGGPVPGVQRQPSQGSLKGLDTSNSYQTKPVNLDNQSISGENQNVIKTENGIEGPGMAKGRSFSIAAAPGAPSPLKAEDDRRKSVSAIGGRIDEFISRSPGLGLIQEGKLESKENVRASKESVRSEASNDGGKEVPERPESRLSGSKMTESFIGALPTSTPKKRDDDDDVIAQNNLTASRSANEPAKPKEEFSDRSPSLTRSDDSPEPKQKPSLSPTAPNKSQSVTPEPARPKTPKLEPKLDTKVDPSKDVKPVPTPNKTPSKSPLPDSKPPIQAAKKPTDLNTTITSADAKKSTPRKTASAPKSRPKDGDNDSGVDESTQGNDVNGSPGSPNKKIPSKLPMKEKSSNSLKTSLSRSSSKSATAKTPENPAPSEKKKVPMNKVQVGNAPSPNIKAVKSKIGSLENATYKPGGGKVKIENRKLEFGNVTPKIAAKNDAYTPSGGVKKIVSTKLEWNAKSKVGSLQNTAYKPGGGDKKIETVKLDFKEKAKPKVASTVNITHKPGGGAVKSTVAKDGTRAIENQKLEFKAQSKVGSMDNVKHKPGGGDIKIFDDKEYIKQIGQSPVPDSHGHSRQEPGYLYTFY; the protein is encoded by the exons gcTCCTACGGACACTCGCCCCCCGAGTTCTGGGTTAGCTGGACAAGATCTGTCGGGCGCGTCTCAGCAACCACCACCAGTTCGCCCTCTTAATAGAGTTGATTCGCGATCCGCATTTCCACCTCAGTCGCCTAGGCCGGCAGTATCTCCGTCACAACCTAGACCACAGTTTCAACCTGGAGGACCCGTTACTGCGCCTCCCCAATTTGCACCAAGAGTAGGTGCCCCAGCGACCAGAGGCCCAGCTCCACCAGGACCTCCGGGGGCCCAACAAGTTCGGCCTGTACCGCCTACGGTTCGACCTTTTGGTCCGCAATCGATTGCACCCCAACAAGGTCCTAGGCCGCTTCAATCTCCGACAGCACAACCACTGCAACGTGCTCCTCCACCGAACAATTTACAGTTCGGTCCGAGGCAGCCGCCAGCGGTGAGTGCAACAACACCAGACGGAAACAGACCACAGATTCCTCTGCAACAGCCTAACGGAGCTCCTAGAAACGGAGGACCTGTACCTGGAGTCCAAAGACAGCCATCACAAGGCTCATTGAAGGGTCTCGATACATCCAATTCCTATCAAACGAAACCAGTCAACCTGGATAACCAAAGTATATCTGGTGAAAACCAAAATGTCATCAAAACAGAAAACGGAATTGAAGGGCCTGGGATGGCTAAAGGCAGGAGCTTCAGTATTGCAGCTGCCCCCGGAGCACCAAGTCCTCTGAAAGCAGAAGATGATCGAAGAAAATCTGTAAGTGCCATAGGTGGCAGGATAGATGAATTTATTAGCCGCAGTCCCGGGCTTGGGTTAATCCAAGAAGGAAAATTAGAGAGCAAGGAAAATGTGCGTGCGTCTAAAGAAAGCGTTAGATCCGAAGCTTCAAACGATGGAGGTAAAGAAGTACCCGAACGTCCCGAGTCTCGCTTGTCTGGGTCTAAAATGACAGAATCATTTATCGGCGCTTTACCTACATCAACCCCAAAGAAGAGAGACGATGACGATGACGTTATTGCGCAAAATAACTTGACAGCATCGAGGAGTGCAAATGAACCTGCTAAACCAAAAGAAGAATTTTCCGACCGCTCTCCGTCTTTAACTCGCAGTGATGACTCTCCAGAACCTAAACAGAAACCGTCGTTGAGTCCAACTGCACCCAATAAGTCGCAAAGTGTAACTCCAGAGCCCGCACGCCCAAAAACTCCTAAGCTTGAGCCAAAACTAGATACAAAGGTAGATCCCAGTAAAGATGTAAAGCCTGTACCTACGCCAAATAAGACCCCTTCGAAGTCACCGTTACCGGACTCTAAGCCACCAATACAGGCTGCAAAAAAGCCGACTGATTTAAACACGACTATTACCTCTGCCGATGCAAAGAAATCAACGCCTCGTAAAACAGCTTCTGCACCTAAATCTAGACCAAAAG ATGGCGACAACGATAGCGGCGTCGATGAATCTACACAGGGAAAT gATGTCAATGGCTCTCCCGGTTCACCAAACAAAAAGATTCCGAGCAAGTTACCGATGAAGGAAAAATCAAGTAACAGTTTGAAAACGAGTCTCTCACGATCATCAAGCAAAAGTGCTACGGCTAAAACTCCGGAAAACCCGGCACCCTCTGAAAAGAAAA AAGTGCCGATGAACAAAGTGCAAGTAGGCAACGCTCCGTCGCCGAACATTAAAGCTGTGAAATCGAAAATTGGCTCGTTAGAAAATGCGACGTACAAGCCTGGCGGTGGAaaagttaaaattgaaaacagGAAATTAGAGTTCGGTAACGTAACGCCTAAAATTGCTGCTAAAAATGATGCTTATACACCTAGTGGTGGAGTGaaaaag ATTGTGTCTACGAAATTAGAATGGAACGCTAAATCGAAGGTAGGCTCGCTCCAAAATACTGCATACAAACCAGGTGGTGGTGACAAGAAAATTGAAACCGTGAAATTGGATTTTAAGGAAAAGGCAAAACCAAAAGTTGCTTCGACGGTTAACATCACTCATAAACCTGGAGGTGGTGCTGTCAAG TCTACAGTTGCAAAAGACGGAACGAGAGCT ATCGAAAATCAAAAATTGGAATTCAAAGCAC
- the Tau gene encoding microtubule-associated protein tau isoform X7: MLAASWQTNITQAPTDTRPPSSGLAGQDLSGASQQPPPVRPLNRVDSRSAFPPQSPRPAVSPSQPRPQFQPGGPVTAPPQFAPRVGAPATRGPAPPGPPGAQQVRPVPPTVRPFGPQSIAPQQGPRPLQSPTAQPLQRAPPPNNLQFGPRQPPAVSATTPDGNRPQIPLQQPNGAPRNGGPVPGVQRQPSQGSLKGLDTSNSYQTKPVNLDNQSISGENQNVIKTENGIEGPGMAKGRSFSIAAAPGAPSPLKAEDDRRKSVSAIGGRIDEFISRSPGLGLIQEGKLESKENVRASKESVRSEASNDGGKEVPERPESRLSGSKMTESFIGALPTSTPKKRDDDDDVIAQNNLTASRSANEPAKPKEEFSDRSPSLTRSDDSPEPKQKPSLSPTAPNKSQSVTPEPARPKTPKLEPKLDTKVDPSKDVKPVPTPNKTPSKSPLPDSKPPIQAAKKPTDLNTTITSADAKKSTPRKTASAPKSRPKDGDNDSGVDESTQGNDVNGSPGSPNKKIPSKLPMKEKSSNSLKTSLSRSSSKSATAKTPENPAPSEKKKVPMNKVQVGNAPSPNIKAVKSKIGSLENATYKPGGGKVKIENRKLEFGNVTPKIAAKNDAYTPSGGVKKIVSTKLEWNAKSKVGSLQNTAYKPGGGDKKIETVKLDFKEKAKPKVASTVNITHKPGGGAVKSPVPATSGPPKSDENLNQQQC, from the exons gcTCCTACGGACACTCGCCCCCCGAGTTCTGGGTTAGCTGGACAAGATCTGTCGGGCGCGTCTCAGCAACCACCACCAGTTCGCCCTCTTAATAGAGTTGATTCGCGATCCGCATTTCCACCTCAGTCGCCTAGGCCGGCAGTATCTCCGTCACAACCTAGACCACAGTTTCAACCTGGAGGACCCGTTACTGCGCCTCCCCAATTTGCACCAAGAGTAGGTGCCCCAGCGACCAGAGGCCCAGCTCCACCAGGACCTCCGGGGGCCCAACAAGTTCGGCCTGTACCGCCTACGGTTCGACCTTTTGGTCCGCAATCGATTGCACCCCAACAAGGTCCTAGGCCGCTTCAATCTCCGACAGCACAACCACTGCAACGTGCTCCTCCACCGAACAATTTACAGTTCGGTCCGAGGCAGCCGCCAGCGGTGAGTGCAACAACACCAGACGGAAACAGACCACAGATTCCTCTGCAACAGCCTAACGGAGCTCCTAGAAACGGAGGACCTGTACCTGGAGTCCAAAGACAGCCATCACAAGGCTCATTGAAGGGTCTCGATACATCCAATTCCTATCAAACGAAACCAGTCAACCTGGATAACCAAAGTATATCTGGTGAAAACCAAAATGTCATCAAAACAGAAAACGGAATTGAAGGGCCTGGGATGGCTAAAGGCAGGAGCTTCAGTATTGCAGCTGCCCCCGGAGCACCAAGTCCTCTGAAAGCAGAAGATGATCGAAGAAAATCTGTAAGTGCCATAGGTGGCAGGATAGATGAATTTATTAGCCGCAGTCCCGGGCTTGGGTTAATCCAAGAAGGAAAATTAGAGAGCAAGGAAAATGTGCGTGCGTCTAAAGAAAGCGTTAGATCCGAAGCTTCAAACGATGGAGGTAAAGAAGTACCCGAACGTCCCGAGTCTCGCTTGTCTGGGTCTAAAATGACAGAATCATTTATCGGCGCTTTACCTACATCAACCCCAAAGAAGAGAGACGATGACGATGACGTTATTGCGCAAAATAACTTGACAGCATCGAGGAGTGCAAATGAACCTGCTAAACCAAAAGAAGAATTTTCCGACCGCTCTCCGTCTTTAACTCGCAGTGATGACTCTCCAGAACCTAAACAGAAACCGTCGTTGAGTCCAACTGCACCCAATAAGTCGCAAAGTGTAACTCCAGAGCCCGCACGCCCAAAAACTCCTAAGCTTGAGCCAAAACTAGATACAAAGGTAGATCCCAGTAAAGATGTAAAGCCTGTACCTACGCCAAATAAGACCCCTTCGAAGTCACCGTTACCGGACTCTAAGCCACCAATACAGGCTGCAAAAAAGCCGACTGATTTAAACACGACTATTACCTCTGCCGATGCAAAGAAATCAACGCCTCGTAAAACAGCTTCTGCACCTAAATCTAGACCAAAAG ATGGCGACAACGATAGCGGCGTCGATGAATCTACACAGGGAAAT gATGTCAATGGCTCTCCCGGTTCACCAAACAAAAAGATTCCGAGCAAGTTACCGATGAAGGAAAAATCAAGTAACAGTTTGAAAACGAGTCTCTCACGATCATCAAGCAAAAGTGCTACGGCTAAAACTCCGGAAAACCCGGCACCCTCTGAAAAGAAAA AAGTGCCGATGAACAAAGTGCAAGTAGGCAACGCTCCGTCGCCGAACATTAAAGCTGTGAAATCGAAAATTGGCTCGTTAGAAAATGCGACGTACAAGCCTGGCGGTGGAaaagttaaaattgaaaacagGAAATTAGAGTTCGGTAACGTAACGCCTAAAATTGCTGCTAAAAATGATGCTTATACACCTAGTGGTGGAGTGaaaaag ATTGTGTCTACGAAATTAGAATGGAACGCTAAATCGAAGGTAGGCTCGCTCCAAAATACTGCATACAAACCAGGTGGTGGTGACAAGAAAATTGAAACCGTGAAATTGGATTTTAAGGAAAAGGCAAAACCAAAAGTTGCTTCGACGGTTAACATCACTCATAAACCTGGAGGTGGTGCTGTCAAG